The following proteins are encoded in a genomic region of Sebastes fasciatus isolate fSebFas1 chromosome 12, fSebFas1.pri, whole genome shotgun sequence:
- the LOC141778989 gene encoding ictacalcin-like, with translation MTQLPQAMALLGNVFDKYAGKDGDSKTLTKNELSELLHKELDMKPSNKGDVDKFFKALDNDGDGVVNFQEYVTFVAALCSMCKGQ, from the exons ATGACGCAGCTCCCACAGGCAATGGCCCTCCTCGGAAACGTCTTCGACAAGTACGCTGGAAAAGACGGAGACAGCAAGACTTTGACCAAGAACGAACTGTCTGAACTGCTCCACAAAGAGCTTGATATGAAA ccCAGCAACAAAGGGGATGTGGACAAATTCTTCAAGGCGCTGGATAACGACGGGGATGGTGTTGTTAATTTCCAGGAGTACGTCACTTTCGTAGCAGCCCTCTGCTCGATGTGCAAGGGTCAATAA
- the LOC141778987 gene encoding ictacalcin-like translates to MTQLPQAMALLGNVFDKYAGKDGDSKTLTKNELSELLHKELDMKPSNKGDVDKFFKALDNDGDGVVDFQEYVTFVAALCSMCKGQ, encoded by the exons ATGACGCAGCTCCCACAGGCAATGGCCCTCCTCGGAAACGTCTTCGACAAGTACGCTGGAAAAGACGGAGACAGCAAGACTTTGACCAAGAACGAACTGTCTGAACTGCTCCACAAAGAGCTTGATATGAAA ccCAGCAACAAAGGGGATGTGGACAAATTCTTCAAGGCGCTGGATAACGACGGGGATGGTGTTGTTGATTTCCAGGAGTACGTCACTTTCGTAGCAGCCCTCTGCTCGATGTGCAAGGGTCAATAA